The following DNA comes from Devosia litorisediminis.
CTCGGACAGGATCACCGACGCCTTGAGCCGGTCGGAGATGTCATCAATATTGCGCCACTGGCGGTCCATCGGCCGCCCCGTCAGCAGCCGTGAGGCCATGGGCACCGAAACCGGGTTTACCACCAGATAGAGCGGCGTCAGCACGATCGGCATGGCAATCACCACGGCCAGCGCAATGCCCAGATTGCGCAGCAGCGCCCAGATGCCTTTGAGTTTGCGTCGTGCCATGGCCATTCCATAGCCATCAAGATAGGCGCACGAAAGGCACAATTATCGGCTTTGGACAGCCATGAAGCTCGTGCAGTGCGCTGACTTGCTCAGGTGACTTGCCGCCCCGCCACCAAACCGGCTAGCAACAGCACATGTATGATTTTTCTGCCGACATGACCGATTGCGCCAAGGCCGTGGAAATAGTGCTAGGCACCCGGCTCAGCGTTGCCCAGCTCTCGGGGCCGGGTCCGGCCGCCGATACACTGGTCAAAGCCATGCGCCATGGGAGCCTGGAAGGCGGCAAGCGCCTGCGCCCCTTGCTGGTTCGTCAGGCCGCCGCGATCTTTCACGTGCCCGCCGATGCCGCCCTGATAGCCGGGCTCGCCGTTGAAATGGTGCACTGCTATTCGCTGATCCACGACGACCTGCCCGCCATGGATGATGATGACCTGCGCCGGGGTCGCCCGACGGTACACAAGGCCTTCGATGAGGCCACCGCCATTCTTGCCGGCGATGCGCTGCTGACCCACGCCTTTGATTTGCTGGCTGACCAGGCCTGCCATCCCGACCCGGCTGTACGCATCGCCCTCGTGCGTGAACTGGCACAGGGGTCAGGCGGCGGCGGCATGGTGGGTGGCCAGATGCGCGATATCGAGGGAGAACAGGGCGGCTTTTCCGGCGACGATATTTCTACCATGCAGGCCATGAAAACCGGCGCGTTGATCCGCGCCAGCGTGCGCATGGGGGCCATATTGGGCGGGGCCGACGCCCGCGCCCTCGCCGTACTGACCGCCTATGCGGAGGCGGCCGGTCGCGCCTTCCAGCTAGCCGATGACATTCTCGACGTCACGGCCTCTGCGGCCACCATGGGCAAGGCCACCGGCAAGGATGCAGCGCTGGGCAAGCAGACCCTGGTCACCACGCTGGGCGTTGACGGTGCGCGCCAGCACCTGAACGATACCGTGACATCGGCGTTATCAGCGCTACGCACCTTTGGCCCCAAGGCCGACGGGCTGCGTGCAACAGCGCGATATTTCGCCAGCCGGGAAAACTAGCCATGGCCATCATTGCCAGCATCAATATCGGTCAACCCGAACCCATTCCGGGCAAGTCAGCCAAGACCGGGATTTTCAAGCGCCCCATTGATGGTGAAGTCGCCATCACCCGCGACGGCCTTGTTGGCGACGCCATTCTCAACCGCAAGCATCATGGCGGCAAGGATCAGGCGGTCTATTTGTACTTTCGCGACGACTATGACTGGTGGTCCAAGGAACTGGACGCCGAAATCGGCCCAGGCGTGTTCGGCGAGAACCTGACCATTGGCGGCGTTGAAGGACGCAAGGTCGCCATTGGTGACCGCTTCATCATCGATGAAGTGGTGCTTGAGGTGACCTCACACCGCACCCCCTGCATGGTTTTTGCCGCCCGCATGGGTGACCCCAGATTCGCCAAGCGCTTTCATCAGGCAGGCCGCCCCGGCGCCTATTGCCGGGTGATCAAGGAAGGCGCCTTCCATGCCGGTGAGCCCGTGCGCCATGAGCCCTTTGCTGGTGAGCGCATCACGGTGGCCGAAATGATGGCGCTTGACGGAAGACGCGAGATCGATCCCGATTTCATGCGCCGGGCGCTGACCACGCCTGTGCATTACAAAACGCGCGAGGACTATCAAGACCGCCTCGCCCGCCTGTTCTGAAAGTATGCCGATGAGCCTGCAATCCGTCACTGATGACCTCGCCAAACGCGCGCCCGACCTCACCGTCGAGGTAACCACCGATTCCACCGCCACCGTGCAGACCGCCGCGATCGTGCACGACGTCGAGCCCGGCCAGATCGCCAAGACACTGTGCATTCGCATCGGCGGCGAGGTGATGTTGCTGGTGACCCGTGGCGACGCCCGGCTCGACAATCAGAAGTCCAAGGCTGCCTTTGGCGGGCGGCCGCGCATGCTGGGGGCCGAAGAGGTCGAGCAACTGACCAGCCACAGGGTCGGTGGTGTTTGCCCCTTTGGTCTGCCTGGTCCGCTCCCCATTCGGCTCGATGTGTCGCTCAAGGTCTATGATCTGGTGATACCGGCGGGCGGCGACACCCACGCCTCGGTGCGCATGTCGGTCGACCAGCTCGCCCAATTGTGCGGCGATCAGTGGGTGGATGCCTGCCAACCACCTCAAGAACAACACTAATTTACCTGTTGGCAATGCCCTGCCAATAGCTTGTGCCCGTTCCGACCTGTCCAGTGGTCGGTGCGTGGAGATACGCCGTGCTACAATCCCTGACCAGCCAGGACGCTTTGGCGTCTCAGCCAGCGCCAGATGAAGCCCATGCCCGTCAACTCAGCGACGGGTTTGGCGCCTTGCGGTTCGAGCCGGCACTTGAAGCCGAATACCAACAGAGCCTTGGCAGGGAGCAGCTTGGCCCCGCCATTATCTGCGCCTGGCTCGCCCTGTTCATCTGGACCGGCTTTGTCGTCTATGACCTGATCCGGCTCGACGTTTTCAATCAGGGTGTAGCCTATGCCGATATGTGGCTGCTGCTGATTGGCCGCTGGAGTGTCCTGCTCGTGCTCGCCATGGCCCTGATTTCAGTGTCCACGCCCCTGCGTGAGCGCTTGCCGGTGGGCGTTGTGGCCTTCTGGGTCTTCTCGGTTGTCGGTCTGATCGCCGCGCTTAATGCCGTCATCTATAAATCGCATGGCATGGAGGCCGCTGACACGGCTCTGGTAGTTGTTGTGATGGCCGCCTTCCTGCCGCTGGCCATGACCTTTTACGCCGCTTTGATTGCCGCACTGATCCCCGCTGTGGTCGCCACACTGGCAGGTATTATCTGGCTCGACACCAGCCAGTTCACCCAGCATCTGGGGCAGGTGGTCATGCTTTTCATTGCTGTCCCTGTCGGCGCTGTCGGCGCCTATCTGCGCGAGCGCGCGCATCGTCACCAGTTCCTGCTCACGGCGATTCTCTCGCGGCAAGCCCAGGCCGATCCATTGACCGATCTGGCCAATCGACGCCTGTTTGAGCGCCACGCCGATACTGCCATTGCCCATGCCGCCCGCAACGGCCATGAGATCGTCCTGGCCATTATCGACATCGATCACTTCAAGGCGTTCAACGACCGCTTCGGCCACGCCGCTGGCGACAGTGCACTGTGCCAGGTGGCCAGTGTGATCCACCAGGCGGCACGCCGCCCCATGGATATGGCAGCCCGCCTTGGCGGCGAGGAATTCGCCCTGCTGCTTTACGACTGCAATATGAACCGTGCCCGCCCCGTGCTCGAGGCATTGCGCGGGCGCGTCAGCGATATCGCTCTGTCACCCGGCGAGGCTGCCCCCCTCACCATCAGCATCGGCGCCACCAGCCCAACTTCTGGCGAAGACCTCGACACCATCTACGACCGGGCCGATCAGCTGCTCTACACGTCCAAATCGAGCGGTCGCGACAGGCTGACGACCGGCTAGCTGGTCAGGTGTGGTCCCTAGGGACTGAACCAAGCGCGCACTCACTCGTTGGGTCACCAACAAGGAGAACGCCCATGTCCTATATGCGCTTTGCCGCCATGATCGTGGTGTCCACCATTGTCATGTTCGGCCTGATGTACCTCAACACCTTCGCGCTCGATCATATTTTGTTCAGCCAGACCCGCATGTGGATGGCGCTGCTCATGGGCGCCGTCATGGCGATCATCATGCTCGCGTTCATGCTCGCAATGTACAAGAATCGTACCGCCAATATCGCCATTTTCGTGGGCGCCATTGCTGTGTTTGCCGGCTCGCTCTGGCTGGTCCGCAGCCAGGAAACCGTCAGCGACATCGACTATATGAAAGCCATGATCCCGCACCACTCCATTGCCATCATGACCAGCAGTCGCGCCCATATCCGCGATCCGCGGGTGCGCGAACTCGCCGATGACATTATCGAGGCGCAGGTGCGCGAGATTGCCGAGATGAAAGCGCTGATCGCGGATCTGGAGAACAACCCGGTGCCGCAAAACGCGCCTGATCTGCCGCCGACGGTGCCGACCGAGTAGCTACTCGGCGGCACTCTGTTCGCCGGTGCCGAACTTTTTTTCGATATAGTCGGCTACCATCACCTTGAACTGATCCGCCACATCGGCCCCGCGCAGCGTGGCAACCTTCTGGCCGTCGACAAACACAGGTGCAGCAGGTGTCTCGCCCGTGCCCGGCAGTGAAATGCCGATATTGGCGTGCTTGGATTCCCCGGGGCCGTTGACGATGCAGCCCATTACCGCCACCGATAGCGTTTCGACGCCGGGATAGCGCTCTTTCCACTCGGGCATCGAGCTCGACAGATGCTCTTCGATATCCTTGGCCAGCGACTGGAAGGTGGTCGAGGTGGTGCGGCCGCAACCCGGGCACGCTGCCACAACCGGCACGAACTGGCGGAAGCCCATGGTCTGCAGCAATTCCTGCGCCACCTTGACCTCGGTGGTGCGATCACCACCCGGCTCGGGCGTCAGCGAAATCCGGATCGTGTCGCCAATGCCCTGCTGCAGCAAAATGCCCAGCGCGGCCGAGGACGCCACCACACCCTTGGTGCCCATGCCAGCCTCGGTCAGGCCCAGATGCAGCGCATAGTCACAACGTGCCGCCAGATCCTGATAGACCGCAATCAGATGCTGCACATCGCTGACCTTGGTGGACAGGATGATCTTGTCGCGGCCCAGCCCGATCTCTTCGGCGCGCTGGGCTGACATCAGCGCCGACTGAATGATTGCTTCGCGCTGCACGGCAGCAGCACCCAACGGGCTCCCGGCCGCGGCGTTTTCATCCATCAGTCTGGTGAGCAGTTCTTCATCGAGCGAACCCCAGTTCACCCCAATGCGCACCGGCTTGTCATATTTCAGCGCCAGCTCGATCAAGGTCGAGAACTGCGTGTCACGCTTGGCCTTGAAGCCGACATTGCCCGGATTGATGCGATATTTGGCCAGCGCCTCGGCGCAGGCTGGGTGATCGGTCAGCAGCTTGTGGCCGATATAGTGGAAGTCACCCACCAGCGGCACGTCATAGCCCAGCACCGCCAGCCGGTCGCGGATGATCGGCACGGCCGCCGCAGACTCGTCGCGGTCCACCGTGATGCGCACGATTTCCGAGCCGGCGCGCGACAACTGCATGACCTGCTTGACGGTCGCATCAATATCGGCGGTATCGGTATTGGTCATGGACTGCACGACAATGGGGGCACCACCGCCCACCATCACGCCGCCAACATTGACACCAATTGATTGCCTGCGCATTGCCGGGCCAGCCATCAAACACCTCTTGCTTTTCTCACCGGAGAGATAGGCTGCCGAGGCTAGAAGAGCAATGTTACGCTTGCGTGATCGCAACGAAGAGCGCCACTCGGGCTCATCAGTCTTTGATATGCAATAATGTGATCAGCGCGATCTTGAACCTGCGCCAGCACTGACCATTTATAGATCATGTTCAAAACGCTCCTCCCCCGTATCGTTCTGTTCCGCAAGGAAGTTGTCCAACTCTGGCAGGCTTTCTTTGCCCCCGAAACACCGTTCTACCTCAAGGCCGCCACTGCGTTCGTGGCGTTCTATCTGGTGAACCCGTTTGATCTGATTCCCGATCTGATCCCGTTCCTGGGCTGGGTTGATGACATCATTCTGGTGCCGCTGATGGTCAGCTGGATCGTGGCGCGCCTGCCCATCAAGGCCCGCGCCGATCACCGCGAGCGTAATGACCGCAACGGCCCCACTATCGATGGCACCGCGCGCCGCCGCTAGAAACGGGCCGTTGCCGGACTGAACCATCCCGACGATCTGACGTTGCATACAAAGGACACCGCTCACCCGGTGTCCTTTTGTTTTTGCAGCGGAGGCCGCCATGGATTGGTCAGAAATGTTCTTTCAGGACATGCAGGATATCGTGCGGACCCTGATCGTCGGCACGCTGGCCTATATCGTGCTGGTGCTGTTCCTGCGCATTTCGGGCAAGCGCACGCTGGCAAAGCTCAATGCCTTTGATCTTGTCGTCACCGTGGCTCTGGGCTCGACCCTGTCGGCAATTCTGCTCCAGGAATCGATCTCGCTGGCCGAAGGAGCCGTCGCACTGGCCCTGCTGATCTTTGCCCAGTTCCTCGTGACTTTCTTTTCGGTCCGCTCCAGTCGTTTTGCCCAGATCGTACGCAGCGAGCCCACCCTGCTGGCCAAGGACGGCCGCTTCTGCCAATCGGCCCTGACCAGTCAACGCGTCACGCGCGACGAAGCGCTCAGCGTGGTGCGCGCCCAGGGGGGACGCGATATCGCCGACGTGCAGTTTCTGGTGCTCGAAAGCGACGGCAGTATCAGCGTCAAGCTCAACGCCCGCTGACAGGAAAAAGGCCCGGATCTCTCCGGGCCTTTTGTCTATTCAAAGCGGACCAGCAGGTCCTTGGAGTCGATCTGATCGCCCGGCTTGACCAGCACTTCGGCGACCACGCCATCCGTCTCGGCATGAATGGCAGTTTCCATTTTCATCGCTTCGATCGAGCAGATCACATCGCCCGCCGCAACGTTCTGGCCTTCCTTGACGTGCAAGGACGAGACAACGCCCGGCATCGGGGCCCCCACCTGCTTGGCATCGCCCAGCGCCGCCTTGGCACGCACCTTGATATCCCCGGCCTTGAGGCGATCGGGTACCACGATGGTGCGCGGCTGACCATTGAGGTCAAAGAACACGCGCACTTCGCCCTTATCGTTGGTCGGCGCCCGGCCGAGATATTGCAGGACCAGCGTCTTGCCCTTCTCGATATCGACCAGGATCTCGTCGCCCTCGCTCAGCCCGTAGAAATAGACCGGCGTCGGCAACACCTCGGTGGGGCCATAAAGCTCCTGGGTCTTCTCGAAATCGGTGAAGACCTTGGGGTACATCAGATAGGAGGCGAGCCGGTAATCATCGATCTCATGACCCACTTCCTCGGCGACCTTGGCGCGCTCGGCCTCAAGATCAACATCCTTGAGATAGGAGCCCGGGCGCTCGGTGAGCGCTTCCTTGCCCTTGAGTACCTTCTTTTGCAGCGCCTGCGGAAAGCCGCCTGGAGGCTGTCCAAGATCACCGGCAAAAAAGCCCACGACCGAATCGGGGAAGGCGATGTCGCGATTGGGGTCTTCCACATCTGCACGCTTGAGGCCGGCCGACACCATGGCCAGAGCCATGTCGCCCACCACCTTGGAGCTTGGCGTCACCTTGACGATATCGCCGAACATCTGGTTGACGTCAGCATAGGTCTGGGCGACTTCGTGCCAGCGCGTTTCCAGTCCCAGCGAGCGGGCCTGTTCCTTGAGATTGGTGAACTGACCACCGGGCATTTCGTGCAGATAGACTTCCGACGCGCCGCCCTTGAGATCACTCTCGAAGGCGCGGTACTGCGTCCGCACCGCTTCCCAATAAAACGAGATCTGGCGAATGGCCCCGGCGTCCAGCAGCGGGTCGCGGTCACCGTCACGCAGCGCTGCCACGATCGAGCCGAGCGTTGGCTGGCTGGTCGTACCGCTCAGTGCGTCCATCGCCACATCGACCGCATCAACCCCGGCATCTACCGCTGCCAGCACCGTGGCTGACGCCGCACCCGAAGTGTCATGGGTATGAAGATGGATCGGCAGACCGATTTCTTCGCGCAGCGTCGCAATCAGCTTCTTGGCCGCAGCAGGCTTTAGTAGACCCGCCATATCCTTGAGGCCCAGCACATGCGCGCCAGCCTTTTCCAGCTCCTTGGCCAGACGGACATAATATTTCAGATCATACTTGGCCCGATCGGGGTCCAGCATGTCGCCGGTATAGCAGATGACGCCCTCGGCCACCTTGCCGGCCTCGACCACCGCATCGAGCGAGACGCGCATGTTCTCGACCCAGTTCAGGCAATCGAACACGCGGAAAATGTCGACACCGCCCTTGGCTGCCTGAGCTACGAAGTACTTGACCACATTGTCGGGATAATTGGTGTAGCCCACGCCATTGCTGCCACGTAGCAGCATCTGGGTCAGGATATTGGGTGCGCCTTCGCGCACCTTGGCCAGGCGCTCCCAGGGGTCTTCGTTGAGGAAGCGCATCGACACGTCGAACGTCGCCCCGCCCCAGCATTCCAGACTGAACAGATTGGGCAGGCCGTTCGAATAGGCTTGGGCAATGCGCGTGATATCGAAGCTGCGCATGCGCGTGGCCAACAGGCTCTGATGCGCGTCGCGCATGGTGGTGTCGGTGATCAACACCCGCGACTGGTCTTTCATCCACTGCGCCAGACCGGCCGGACCGTCACGCTCAAGCACCTGGCGGCTACCATCGATCTCGGTCAGCACGCCAAATTCGGGCACCATGGGTTCGGCTGCCTCGGCAGGCGGGCGGGGCCGGTCACGCACTTCGGGATGACCATTGACCGTCACATCCGCGATATAGCTGAGCAGCTTGGTCGCACGATCCTTGCGCGGCTTGAAGTTGAACAGCTCGGGCGTGGTGTCGATGAAACGCGTTGTGTAGCGGTTCTCGACAAAGTCGGGATGGGTGATGATGTTCTCAAGGAACGCCAGATTGGTCGACACGCCGCGAATGCGGAATTCGCGCAGGGCGCGGTGCATACGCGCGATCGCCTCTTCGGCCGACGGCGCCCAGCAGGTCACCTTTTCGAGCAGCGGATCGTAGAACCGGGTGATGATGGCACCGGCATAGGCCGTGCCGCCATCGAGCCGCACGCCGAACCCGGTCGCGCCGCGATAGGCGGTGATGCGGCCATAATCGGGAATGAAGTTCTCTTCGGGATCCTCGGTCGTCACCCGGCACTGGATGGCATTGCCGTTCAGCCTGATGTCTGCCTGATCGGGCACGCCCGACTCTGGTGTGCCGATCACGGCACCGTCAAGCAGATGAATCTGCGCCTTTACGATGTCGATACCGGTGACCTCTTCGGTGACGGTGTGCTCGACCTGAATGCGCGGGTTCACTTCAATGAAGTAGAACTTGTCGGTATCGGCATCCATCAGGAACTCGACCGTGCCGGCGCCACGATAATTGGCCGCCTTGCCCAGCCGCACCGCGGCATCGGTCAGATCCTTGCGCACTTCGTCGCTGAGATAGGGGGCCGGCGCGCGCTCGACCACCTTCTGATTGCGTCGCTGCACCGAGCAGTCGCGCTCGAACAGGTGCACCAGATTGCCATGATCGTCGCCGATCAGCTGCACTTCGACATGGCGGGCCCGCTCGACCAGCTTTTCGAGATACATCTCGTCCTTGCCGAACGCCGCCTTGGCCTCGCGCTTGCCCTCGGACACCTCCGAAAGCAGCGTGGATTCGTCCATGATTCGGCGCATGCCGCGACCACCGCCGCCCCAGCTTGCCTTGAGCATCAGCGGATAGCCGATCTCGGCGGCCATTGACTTGATCAGGGCCGGATCGTCGGGCAGTGGCTCCGTGGCCGGCACCACGGGTACATCAGAGGCGATGGCCATGTTGCGGGCAGCGACCTTATTGCCCAGATCGCGCATGGTCTGCGCCTTGGGGCCGATAAAGATCAGGCCCGCATCTTCGCAGGCGTCAACAAACTCGGGGCTTTCCGAGAGCAGGCCATAGCCGGGATGGATCGCATCTGCGCCTGAAATCCGCGCAATACGGATATATTCGTCAATCTGCAGATAGGCTTCGACCGGCCCTTTGCCCTTGCCGATCAGATAGGCTTCATCGGCCTTGAACCGATGCAGCGCCAGCTTGTCTTCCTCGGCATAGGCGGCCACCGTCTTGAGGCCAAGTTCATTGGCGGCGCGGAAAACGCGAATGGCGATTTCGCTGCGATTGGCGACGAGAATTTTCTTGATGGTCATTTATGTCCGTCCGAGCAGGAGGGGTGGAGGACCTTGACGGTCCGGCTCAGCTATATGCATCCAGCACGGACGGTTTCCCGCCTGCGCCGGCGAAAAAAGATATCTAACGGCGGCTCAGATGGCCTGCGAGATGGCTCATATCGTAGCCGGCATCAGCCGCCTGCGCGATGATCTCACTGGCATCACGCTGTCCAGCCTGGCTCAGCGCCCACAGGGTGGTCGAACGCGTTCCCGATCGACAATAGCAGAACACCGGCCCTGCGCTCCCCTCGAGCACAGCTTTGGTCTGTTCTACCATTTCGGGAGAGACGCCTTCGCGTCCCAGCGGAATGCTGTGATAGGCCATTCCGGCCTCTTTTGCTGCCGCTTCGATTTCGGCGCCTGCCGGTTGGTCGGGGGATTCCCCGTCCGGGCGATTATTGACAATGGCGACGAAACCCGCGGCTTTGAGCGCTGCGACGTCCTCGGGCCGAATTTGCCCCGATACGCTGACGTGATCGTTGATCCGCTTCAAGTCCAAGTCACTACTCCCGTTGCCAGCAAAGGCTTCCCCAGCCCCTTATATCCGTGCGCTGGCACGTGACGCAACTGCGACAACGCAGAAGCTGTCGCCAAGCTGTCAACTTGTGACTGGCAAAGGGATGATCAGGCAGCGCTGGCGACGTGCAGTTCGTCCAGCGGACGCGGCCGTCCCAGCAGAAAACCCTGGAACCGCGTGCAGCCCGCCTCGCGCAGCAGGGCGAACTGCTCCTCGGTCTCGATCCCTTCGGCGACCACATCAACGGGCAGTGATCGCGCAATGTCACAGATGGCCGAAACAATGATGGCGTCGATCCGGCTATCACCCAGATTGGACACATAGGTGCGATCTATCTTGATCACATCGAAACTGAAGCTGCGCAGATATTGCAGGCTGGCGTGGCCAGCGCCGAAATCATCAATGGCAATCCGCACGCCCAGCGCCCGCAGCGCATCGACATTGGCCAGTTCGATTCCCCTGGCCTGCAAAGGCACGGTCTCGGTGATCTCGACAATGATGCTGGCGGGGTCGGTATTGCTTTGTGCCAGCAGGGCGGCGAAGCGGGGCGCAAAATCGGCATGTCGCAATTGCGCTGGCGACACGTTGACCGCCACCGGCGTGCCCAGTTGCGGTAAATCAATGCAGGCCCGCCGTACCACCCATTCGCCGACCTTGTCGATCAGATCGCTCTCTTCGGCGATGGCAATGAATTGGGCCGGCGAGATAATGCCACGCACGCGGTGGCGCCAGCGCACCAGCGCCTCGTGCGAGCGGACCTTGCGGTCTGCATCAAACACCGGCTGATAATACAGCTCAAGCTCGTCAAGCAGCAGCGCGGCGCGCAATTCTCGTTCGACAAAACGCCGATGACGCTCGTCGCCCAGCATGTCGGGATCAAATGGCACCACCACATTGCGACCGCTGCGCTTGCCCTTGTAGAGCGCCAGATCTGCCTTGGAGATCAGCTCGTCGACATCGGTGGCATCAAGCGGGGCAAGGGCAATCCCGATCGTGGCAGCCAGGCGCACCGGGCGCCCCGCAATGCCAACGGGCCGCTCCAGCCGCCGCAGCAGTTCTTCGCCTAGCCGGCGCAGCGCCGGACGATTGTCATGCCCGAACACCGCAATGCCGAACTCATCGCCACCCAGCCGGCCAACCAGCGCATCGGGCAGCATTTCGCGAATGGTTGCCGCCAGATGCACCAGCGCCGCATCACCGGCACCGTGACCCGCGCTATCATTGAGAATTTTCAGATTGTCCATGTCGAGCTGCAGATAGCCCACCGCCCGCTTGGAACCATGATAGACTTCGTTGTTCAGCGTTTCGAGAAAGAACGAGCGGGTTGCCAGCCCCGTCAACGCATCGCGGTGCACCGAGGCCAGAACATCATAGGACGCCTGGCTGGCCGCCGCGATGCGCAGTCGCACCATGCGGTGCCCGCCCGCCAGCAGCCCAAGCAGCAGCACACCACACATCAGCGAGGCAACCGGCAGTGTCACGCCCACGCTGGGCATCATGCCCAGCAGCGCCATCACGCTGCCCGTAAAAATGGCAATGACCACCATCGCGGCCACGATCGCGATACTGCGATAGCCGTCGAGAATTCTGGAAAGCGCAGGGTTGCGGCGCATGGCAAACTTATCCGGTCCGGCCCGATACAGCCGGGTCCACCGCAAAACTGGCCCTCAGAGGTGAACAATCCGTAAAGTCATACAATAAAAGCCGTTATTTACCAAACAGTTACACGGAAACGGCTACAGAACCAGACAAACTAGCCGCGCTCTGTGACAGAGCAATGACAGCGATGACATCTGCCCGCCGGCCGCTCTTGACCATTATGGCGCGCCAGCCCCTGTCCAGTTTCGCCAGATATCGTCGCGTTCTGCGACAAATCTCTCGGCCACACTGGCCACCGTCGCGCCCGGCGCATTGAGCTGGGCCAGCAAGGCGTTCATCTCGGCCAGCGGCAGGCTGCTGCGCTGAAAATAGCCCGCGATCGCCGGAATGTCGGTGAACACCCACTCGCTAAGCGCTACCAGAACGGTCTCCGGCGGAAAGGCACTGGGCTGCGGCGTCGCACAAACTCGCTGCGCCAGGCATTTGGCAGCCTCGGCATCGTACTCGCCCATATCGAGCGCAAACAGATCCAGCTGCGCCAGAACCGCGTTGGGTTGCCAGTAATAGAACAGCACTGGCTCACGCAGGCTGACTGCTTCGGCGATCAGGGAGTCCATCTCGAACCGGTTTCCCGGCTCGACCAGTTTCACCATTTCGCTCACCCCATGGGCCGCGAGCAGATTGCGATTGATCACGGCGCAGGCCCAGTCCGCCGGGCAGGAAATGAACTGCACTTTACGGCCAGCATTGAGCATGGGCAGCACCGCCGCCAGATCGGCTGCGCGCTGCAAGGCCGGGCGGGCCTGCACAATCGCATTGGCGACAAACCAGCCCTCAAAACCTGCCTCGACATAGGTGGAGGCCGCGGGGCGCAACATCTGCGCACTGATACCCGTGTTCCACACATCGGCGACGCGGGTTGGCCACATCTCCGGGGCTACGGCCGGTTGTCCGCTTGAGCCCATGGACGAGCCGGTCGACGCCAGATCGCCAGGCGTCACGCGCACAGCACACCCGTATGTCTC
Coding sequences within:
- the pyc gene encoding pyruvate carboxylase, with the translated sequence MTIKKILVANRSEIAIRVFRAANELGLKTVAAYAEEDKLALHRFKADEAYLIGKGKGPVEAYLQIDEYIRIARISGADAIHPGYGLLSESPEFVDACEDAGLIFIGPKAQTMRDLGNKVAARNMAIASDVPVVPATEPLPDDPALIKSMAAEIGYPLMLKASWGGGGRGMRRIMDESTLLSEVSEGKREAKAAFGKDEMYLEKLVERARHVEVQLIGDDHGNLVHLFERDCSVQRRNQKVVERAPAPYLSDEVRKDLTDAAVRLGKAANYRGAGTVEFLMDADTDKFYFIEVNPRIQVEHTVTEEVTGIDIVKAQIHLLDGAVIGTPESGVPDQADIRLNGNAIQCRVTTEDPEENFIPDYGRITAYRGATGFGVRLDGGTAYAGAIITRFYDPLLEKVTCWAPSAEEAIARMHRALREFRIRGVSTNLAFLENIITHPDFVENRYTTRFIDTTPELFNFKPRKDRATKLLSYIADVTVNGHPEVRDRPRPPAEAAEPMVPEFGVLTEIDGSRQVLERDGPAGLAQWMKDQSRVLITDTTMRDAHQSLLATRMRSFDITRIAQAYSNGLPNLFSLECWGGATFDVSMRFLNEDPWERLAKVREGAPNILTQMLLRGSNGVGYTNYPDNVVKYFVAQAAKGGVDIFRVFDCLNWVENMRVSLDAVVEAGKVAEGVICYTGDMLDPDRAKYDLKYYVRLAKELEKAGAHVLGLKDMAGLLKPAAAKKLIATLREEIGLPIHLHTHDTSGAASATVLAAVDAGVDAVDVAMDALSGTTSQPTLGSIVAALRDGDRDPLLDAGAIRQISFYWEAVRTQYRAFESDLKGGASEVYLHEMPGGQFTNLKEQARSLGLETRWHEVAQTYADVNQMFGDIVKVTPSSKVVGDMALAMVSAGLKRADVEDPNRDIAFPDSVVGFFAGDLGQPPGGFPQALQKKVLKGKEALTERPGSYLKDVDLEAERAKVAEEVGHEIDDYRLASYLMYPKVFTDFEKTQELYGPTEVLPTPVYFYGLSEGDEILVDIEKGKTLVLQYLGRAPTNDKGEVRVFFDLNGQPRTIVVPDRLKAGDIKVRAKAALGDAKQVGAPMPGVVSSLHVKEGQNVAAGDVICSIEAMKMETAIHAETDGVVAEVLVKPGDQIDSKDLLVRFE
- a CDS encoding TIGR01244 family sulfur transferase — protein: MDLKRINDHVSVSGQIRPEDVAALKAAGFVAIVNNRPDGESPDQPAGAEIEAAAKEAGMAYHSIPLGREGVSPEMVEQTKAVLEGSAGPVFCYCRSGTRSTTLWALSQAGQRDASEIIAQAADAGYDMSHLAGHLSRR
- a CDS encoding putative bifunctional diguanylate cyclase/phosphodiesterase, encoding MRRNPALSRILDGYRSIAIVAAMVVIAIFTGSVMALLGMMPSVGVTLPVASLMCGVLLLGLLAGGHRMVRLRIAAASQASYDVLASVHRDALTGLATRSFFLETLNNEVYHGSKRAVGYLQLDMDNLKILNDSAGHGAGDAALVHLAATIREMLPDALVGRLGGDEFGIAVFGHDNRPALRRLGEELLRRLERPVGIAGRPVRLAATIGIALAPLDATDVDELISKADLALYKGKRSGRNVVVPFDPDMLGDERHRRFVERELRAALLLDELELYYQPVFDADRKVRSHEALVRWRHRVRGIISPAQFIAIAEESDLIDKVGEWVVRRACIDLPQLGTPVAVNVSPAQLRHADFAPRFAALLAQSNTDPASIIVEITETVPLQARGIELANVDALRALGVRIAIDDFGAGHASLQYLRSFSFDVIKIDRTYVSNLGDSRIDAIIVSAICDIARSLPVDVVAEGIETEEQFALLREAGCTRFQGFLLGRPRPLDELHVASAA
- a CDS encoding glycine betaine ABC transporter substrate-binding protein; protein product: MVHTAGRTKFVALLLLGLMSAPALAQFTVLDQAQDNLGSGVTDTSTPPPCGTQTISIASMNWPSAQLLAEIHAQLLAETYGCAVRVTPGDLASTGSSMGSSGQPAVAPEMWPTRVADVWNTGISAQMLRPAASTYVEAGFEGWFVANAIVQARPALQRAADLAAVLPMLNAGRKVQFISCPADWACAVINRNLLAAHGVSEMVKLVEPGNRFEMDSLIAEAVSLREPVLFYYWQPNAVLAQLDLFALDMGEYDAEAAKCLAQRVCATPQPSAFPPETVLVALSEWVFTDIPAIAGYFQRSSLPLAEMNALLAQLNAPGATVASVAERFVAERDDIWRNWTGAGAP